A single genomic interval of Zingiber officinale cultivar Zhangliang chromosome 4A, Zo_v1.1, whole genome shotgun sequence harbors:
- the LOC121973855 gene encoding cytochrome P450 71A1-like, which translates to MLSQSSLLLIIASWFLFFVFCLRWTRAKKTPVDHPPAVPGLPVFGNLHQISSLPHRSLRALAEKHGPVMLLHLGRVPTVVVSSSAGAQEVLKTRDLTFASRPDSSLADRLFYRSQEILFSKYGEPWRQMRRIGVLHLLGQKQVHSFRKVREEEAAALVARIRAAAGGPVNLSDMIIDFTSDLTCRVALGRTYADAKGCGSQLRALSGEFMELMGLFPVRDYIPWLAWIDWLSGLDGRAKRIGLEFDALLEKVIAEHRRRKLTAKIDADDMDPVDILLSLGDSNEDGAAASSSSNISLTMDNIKGIILDMIVGGTDTTTATLEWAMAELIRHPEEMTKVQEEIRRVAGPRGEEIREEALEGMEQLKAVIKETLRLHPPGPLLLPRESMETTELQGYCIPKGTRVVVNGWAIARDPALWDKAEEFLPERFLVDSGAGALDFKGIDFRYLPFGAGRRGCPGSGFAIAALEVVLASLLYHFDWEMPGGMTAEEMDMDEVFGLVMQKKSSVILRGRPFKD; encoded by the exons ATGTTGTCTCAATCTTCTCTTTTGCTCATTATTGCTTCGTGGTTTCTCTTCTTCGTGTTCTGCCTCCGGTGGACGCGGGCCAAGAAAACACCGGTCGACCATCCCCCTGCTGTGCCGGGTCTCCCTGTCTTTGGGAACCTCCACCAGATCAGTTCCCTCCCGCACCGCTCCCTGCGAGCGCTCGCAGAGAAGCATGGCCCCGTCATGCTCCTCCACTTGGGCCGCGTCCCCACCGTCGTGGTCTCCTCGTCGGCCGGCGCCCAAGAGGTTTTGAAGACCCGCGACCTCACCTTCGCGAGTCGCCCGGACTCGAGCCTCGCCGACCGACTCTTCTACCGTTCGCAGGAGATTCTCTTCAGCAAGTACGGCGAGCCGTGGCGCCAAATGCGGCGCATCGGCGTCCTCCACCTCCTCGGCCAGAAGCAGGTGCACTCCTTCCGAAAGGTCCGCGAGGAGGAGGCCGCCGCCCTCGTCGCCAGGATCCGAGCCGCCGCCGGAGGCCCGGTGAACTTGAGCGACATGATCATCGACTTCACGAGCGACCTCACCTGCAGGGTGGCTTTGGGCCGGACGTACGCCGACGCCAAGGGCTGTGGCAGCCAGCTCCGGGCTCTCTCCGGGGAGTTCATGGAGCTCATGGGCCTGTTCCCGGTGCGCGACTACATCCCCTGGCtggcctggatcgattggctgagtGGCCTGGACGGCAGAGCGAAGAGGATCGGGCTGGAGTTCGACGCTCTGCTCGAGAAAGTCATAGCTGAGCATCGCCGGAGGAAGCTCACCGCCAAAATCGACGCTGACGACATGGATCCGGTCGACATCTTGCTCTCTTTGGGCGATAGCAACGAAGACGGCGCCGCCGCTTCTTCCTCCTCCAACATTTCCCTCACCATGGACAACATCAAAGGCATCATTTTG GACATGATTGTCGGTGGAACTGACACGACGACAGCAACGCTGGAATGGGCAATGGCGGAGCTAATCCGGCACCCGGAAGAAATGACAAAAGTGCAAGAGGAGATCCGGCGAGTCGCCGGACCCAGaggagaagaaataagagaagaggCCTTAGAAGGGATGGAGCAATTGAAGGCGGTGATCAAGGAGACACTCCGTTTGCACCCGCCAGGTCCCCTGTTGCTCCCTCGAGAATCCATGGAGACCACCGAGCTCCAGGGCTACTGCATCCCCAAAGGCACGAGGGTGGTCGTCAATGGCTGGGCGATCGCAAGAGATCCTGCTTTGTGGGATAAGGCCGAAGAGTTTCTGCCGGAGAGGTTCCTGGTCGATTCCGGCGCCGGTGCACTCGACTTCAAGGGGATCGACTTCAGGTACCTGCCGTTTGGAGCAGGGCGGAGAGGCTGCCCGGGCTCCGGGTTCGCCATAGCCGCCCTGGAGGTTGTCCTCGCGAGCTTGTTGTACCATTTCGACTGGGAGATGCCCGGCGGGATGACTGCGGAGGAGATGGATATGGACGAGGTGTTTGGGCTCGTCATGCAAAAGAAATCGAGCGTGATTCTACGAGGAAGGCCCTTCAAAGATTAG
- the LOC121972044 gene encoding cytochrome P450 71A1-like — translation MFYQSSLLLVVSWFLFFVFCLRWTRSKKSPVDYPPAVPGLPVFGNLHQLGSLPHRSLRALAEKHGPVMVVRLGRLPTVVVSSPAAAQEVLKTRDLAFASRPDSSITDRLFYRSQELAFGKYGEAWRQMRRIGVLHLLSQKQVHSFRKVREEEAAALVARIRAAAGPVNLSDMMIDFTSDLICRVALGRTYADAKGGGSQLRALFGEFSEIMGLFPVRDCIPWLGWIDWLSGLDGRARKIGLELDALLEKVIAEHRHRRKLAAKIDANDMDLVDVLLSLGDRDDDASSSNISLTMDNIKGLILDMIIAGTDTTKATLEWAMVELIRRPEEMAKVQEEIRRVAGPRGEEIREEALKGMEQLKAVLKETLRLHPPGPLLLPRESMESTELQNYRIPKGTRLFINIWAIARDPALWDKAEEFLPERFLGDSDAGAATLDFRYLPFGAGRRSCPGAGFAMASLEVVLANLLYHFDWELPHGMSAEEMDMDEVFGLVVQKKSSVILQGRPFEA, via the exons ATGTTCTATCAATCTTCTCTTTTGCTTGTTGTCTCGTGGTTTCTCTTCTTCGTGTTCTGCCTCCGGTGGACACGATCCAAGAAATCACCGGTCGACTATCCCCCTGCGGTGCCGGGTCTCCCTGTCTTTGGGAACCTCCACCAGCTTGGTTCCCTCCCGCACCGCTCTCTGCGAGCGCTCGCAGAGAAGCATGGCCCCGTCATGGTGGTCCGCTTGGGCCGCCTCCCCACCGTTGTCGTCTCCTCGCCTGCCGCCGCCCAAGAGGTCTTGAAGACCCGCGACCTCGCCTTCGCGAGCCGCCCGGACTCGAGCATCACCGACCGACTCTTCTACCGTTCGCAGGAGCTGGCCTTCGGCAAGTACGGCGAGGCGTGGCGCCAAATGCGGCGAATCGGCGTCCTCCACCTCCTCAGTCAGAAGCAGGTGCACTCCTTCCGCAAGGTCCGGGAGGAGGAGGCCGCTGCCCTCGTCGCCAGGATCCGGGCCGCCGCCGGCCCGGTGAACTTGAGCGACATGATGATCGACTTCACGAGCGACCTCATCTGCAGGGTGGCGCTCGGCCGGACGTACGCCGACGCCAAGGGCGGCGGCAGCCAGCTCAGGGCGCTCTTCGGGGAGTTCTCGGAGATCATGGGCCTGTTCCCGGTGCGCGATTGCATCCCCTGGCTtggctggatcgattggctgagtGGCCTGGACGGCAGGGCCAGGAAGATCGGGCTGGAGCTCGACGCTCTGCTCGAGAAAGTCATAGCTGAGCATCGCCACCGGAGGAAGCTCGCGGCCAAAATTGACGCCAACGACATGGATCTGGTCGACGTCTTGCTCTCTTTGGGCGATCGCGACGACGACGCTTCTTCCTCCAACATTTCGCTCACCATGGACAACATCAAAGGTCTCATTTTG GACATGATCATCGCAGGAACTGATACGACGAAAGCAACTCTAGAATGGGCAATGGTGGAGCTAATCCGGCGCCCCGAAGAAATGGCTAAAGTGCAAGAGGAGATCCGGCGAGTCGCTGGACCCAGaggagaagaaataagagaagaggCCTTAAAGGGGATGGAGCAATTGAAGGCGGTGCTCAAAGAGACACTCCGTTTGCACCCGCCAGGTCCTTTGTTGCTCCCTCGAGAATCCATGGAGAGCACCGAGCTCCAGAACTACCGCATCCCCAAGGGCACGAGGCTGTTCATCAATATCTGGGCGATTGCAAGAGATCCTGCTTTGTGGGACAAGGCTGAGGAGTTCCTTCCGGAGAGGTTCCTAGGCGATTCCGACGCCGGCGCCGCCACACTCGACTTCAGGTACCTGCCGTTCGGAGCAGGGCGGAGAAGCTGCCCGGGCGCCGGGTTCGCCATGGCCTCCCTGGAGGTTGTCCTCGCGAACCTGCTGTACCATTTCGACTGGGAGTTGCCCCACGGGATGAGCGCGGAGGAGATGGACATGGACGAGGTCTTTGGGCTTGTCGTCCAAAAGAAATCGAGCGTGATTCTACAAGGCAGGCCCTTCGAAGCATAG